The following coding sequences lie in one Asterias amurensis chromosome 18, ASM3211899v1 genomic window:
- the LOC139950590 gene encoding phosphonoacetaldehyde hydrolase-like yields MASAPWSNPLMPYHHTRRYLGKVKAVIFDWAGTVVDCGVFAPAYTFVEIFKGEGVAITDEEARGPMGTHKKVHIQKVLELSSVRKRWMEAHDGKPPTEDDIESMYQKFVPLQRQVLKNHGDMIEGVVTVVNHLRLHCGLKIGSCTGFTSPIMADLKEIAASQGFIPDVIVTADLVPQARPCPHMVWLNAIKLDVHPIEAIIKVDDTVDGIREGLAAGCWTVGVAKTGNYMAASEKQMADMDTAEYARRLKNAYNILAECGCHYVIDSVKDLPPVIDDINRKMASGERP; encoded by the exons ATGGCATCAG CTCCATGGAGCAACCCACTAATGCCTTATCACCACACCAGGAGATATCTCGGAAAAGTAAAAGCAGTTATCTTTGACTGGGCGGGGACAGTCGTTGACTGTGGAGTCTTCGCTCCGGCCTACACCTTCGTTGAAATTTTCAAGGGTGAAGGGGTGGCCATCACGGATGAGGAGGCGAGGGGACCGATGGGGACTCATAAGAAA gttcatatTCAGAAAGTGCTGGAGCTCTCGTCTGTCCGCAAACGTTGGATGGAAGCACACGACGGAAAGCCACCCACAGAGGACGACATTGAGTCCATGTACCAGAAATTTGTTCCACTCCAGCGACAGGTTCTGAAGAACCATGGCGACATGATAGAAG gggttgTGACAGTAGTGAATCATCTTCGACTTCACTGCGGTTTGAAGATTGGTTCCTGTACCGGGTTCACCTCCCCCATCATGGCCGACCTGAAGGAGATCGCAGCAAGTCAGGGTTTCATCCCAGACGTCATCGTGACCGCAGATCTTGTACCCCAGGCCAGACCCTGCCCTCACATGGTGTGGTTGAATGCCATCAAGCTTGACGTACACCCCATCGAGGCCATCATAAAG GTTGACGACACCGTTGATGGAATCAGGGAAGGGCTGGCTGCTGGATGTTGGACAGTCGGAGTGGCAAAAACT ggTAACTATATGGCTGCCAGTGAGAAGCAAATGGCTGACATGGACACTGCCGAGTACGCGCGCCGTCTAAAGAACGCCTACAACATTCTAGCGGAATGCGGGTGTCACTATGTCATTGATAGCGTGAAAGACCTGCCTCCTGTCATTGACGACATCAATCGGAAAATGGCTTCCGGGGAAAGACCATAA
- the LOC139950836 gene encoding CCR4-NOT transcription complex subunit 2-like isoform X2, protein MEIDPGMSQDGRKSQPDMSLGDFGLLGSGMKLKNKMGFYKESDADFSENSAYFPPSSMFTSHKDLLTSQSQSLSQFGIYGQHGLGLQQAQSQQQQSGMQRGMPNPQQQTQQQLPFPSRSMSGLPGSIGGQITPTPPSPSRGMLPVGPRVSQVQTSTNQGSMSIQSRVGTLGSGMPSPNSRTSPSLVAMQQKQQQQRMLGGSTQSTIGAFGMTRQQSYGGPQNTLLGNFTPQSLAASFNAVNESTPSLDMSDFPVLANRGRQQQPTPQQIDNNSLSLFPPNPMAGRPAYVGMVNKQADPVPEFTMQSEDFPALPGSNIMNKSTDQNSTGAVKESPRFPGDKAANNNSNNDNQMKRGIVIHQDGKITHIPPGIVTDPFGIVGLLTFIRAAETDPNLVQLALGSDLTTLGLNLNSPENLYGTFQSPWAESPSRPQDIDFHVPQEYITNMHIRDKLAPIKLSRYGEDLLFYLYYTHGGDVLQLAAAAELYNRDWRYHKEERVWITRGPMMEPQVKTNLYERGLYYFFDCLRWTKVPKEFHLDYDKLEERPHLPASFHHNVSTNPVMAH, encoded by the exons ATGGAAATAGA TCCAGGAATGTCGCAAGATGGGAGGAAAAGTCAACCAGACATGTCTCTAGGTG ATTTTGGTTTGCTGGGTTCAGGCATGAAACTCAAGAACAAGATGGGCTTCTACAAAGAGAGTGACGCTGACTTCAGCGAGAACTCCGCCTACTTCCCACCCTCCAGCATGTTTACTTCACATAAGGAT CTGTTGACGTCGCAGTCACAGTCACTTTCGCAGTTTGGCATTTATGGTCAGCATG GTTTGGGTTTGCAGCAGGCGCAGTCGCAGCAGCAGCAGTCGGGGATGCAGCGGGGTATGCCCAACCCACAACAACAAACACAGCAGCAGCTTCCCTTCCCAAGTCGCAGCATGTCAGGTCTCCCTGGTAGCATAGGAGGACAAATAACACCGACGCCCCCGTCACCAAGCAG GGGAATGTTGCCCGTTGGTCCACGAGTCAGCCAGGTACAAACGAGTACAAACCAGGGGTCCATGAGCATCCAGAGCAGGGTAGGAACGCTAGGGTCCGGCATGCCCAGTCCAAACAGTAGGACATCGCCAAGTTTAGTAGCCATGCAGcagaaacaacaacagcagagGATGCTTGGAGG GTCAACGCAATCAACGATTGGAGCATTTGGCATGACGAGACAGCAGAGTTACGGTGGGCCGCAAAATACGTTGTTAGGGAACTTCACTCCCCAGTCACTTGCCGCATCGTTCAATGCAG TTAATGAGAGCACGCCGTCGTTGGACATGTCCGACTTTCCGGTATTGGCCAACAGAGGGCGACAGCAGCAGCCCACTCCTCAGCAGATTGACAACAACAGCTTAAGTTTGTTCCCACCTAATCCAATGGCAGGGAGACCTGCATACG TTGGAATGGTCAACAAGCAGGCAGATCCTGTACCTGAGTTTACAATGCAGAGCGAGGACTTCCCGGCACTACCTGGGTCAAACATCATGAACAAATCTACAG ATCAAAACAGTACGGGGGCAGTTAAGGAGAGCCCAAGGTTTCCCGGTGACAAAGCGGCCAACAATAACAGCAACAACGACAACCAAATGAAGAGAGGCATCGTCATACACCAAGATG GTAAGATAACGCACATCCCACCAGGTATTGTGACGGATCCCTTTGGAATAGTGGGCCTGCTGACGTTCATCAGAGCTGCGGAGACTGATCCTAACCTGGTACAGCTAGCATTGGGGAGTGACCTGACGACGTTAGGCCTTAATCTCAACTCGCCAGA GAATCTGTACGGCACGTTCCAGTCGCCATGGGCGGAGTCACCCAGCCGACCCCAAGATATTGACTTCCATGTGCCGCAGGAGTATATCACCAATATGCATATCAGGGACAAG TTGGCTCCCATCAAGTTGAGTCGATACGGAGAGGATCTCTTGTTCTATCTTTACTACACCCATGGTGGAGATGTCTTACAGCTAGCAGCTGCCGCAGAACT CTACAACCGAGACTGGCGATACCACAAGGAAGAGAGAGTCTGGATTACCAGGGGGCCCATGATGGAGCCCCAGGTCAAGACGAACCTCTACGAGCGAGGCCTCTACTACTTCTTCGACTGCCTCCGGTGGACCAAGGTGCCCAAGGAGTTCCATCTTGATTACGATAAGCTTGAAGAGCGCCCCCACCTGCCAGCATCGTTCCACCACAACGTGTCTACGAATCCCGTCATGGCACACTGA
- the LOC139950836 gene encoding CCR4-NOT transcription complex subunit 2-like isoform X1 — MEIDPGMSQDGRKSQPDMSLGDFGLLGSGMKLKNKMGFYKESDADFSENSAYFPPSSMFTSHKDLLTSQSQSLSQFGIYGQHGLGLQQAQSQQQQSGMQRGMPNPQQQTQQQLPFPSRSMSGLPGSIGGQITPTPPSPSRGMLPVGPRVSQVQTSTNQGSMSIQSRVGTLGSGMPSPNSRTSPSLVAMQQKQQQQRMLGGSTQSTIGAFGMTRQQSYGGPQNTLLGNFTPQSLAASFNAVNESTPSLDMSDFPVLANRGRQQQPTPQQIDNNSLSLFPPNPMAGRPAYGKTIGVGMVNKQADPVPEFTMQSEDFPALPGSNIMNKSTDQNSTGAVKESPRFPGDKAANNNSNNDNQMKRGIVIHQDGKITHIPPGIVTDPFGIVGLLTFIRAAETDPNLVQLALGSDLTTLGLNLNSPENLYGTFQSPWAESPSRPQDIDFHVPQEYITNMHIRDKLAPIKLSRYGEDLLFYLYYTHGGDVLQLAAAAELYNRDWRYHKEERVWITRGPMMEPQVKTNLYERGLYYFFDCLRWTKVPKEFHLDYDKLEERPHLPASFHHNVSTNPVMAH; from the exons ATGGAAATAGA TCCAGGAATGTCGCAAGATGGGAGGAAAAGTCAACCAGACATGTCTCTAGGTG ATTTTGGTTTGCTGGGTTCAGGCATGAAACTCAAGAACAAGATGGGCTTCTACAAAGAGAGTGACGCTGACTTCAGCGAGAACTCCGCCTACTTCCCACCCTCCAGCATGTTTACTTCACATAAGGAT CTGTTGACGTCGCAGTCACAGTCACTTTCGCAGTTTGGCATTTATGGTCAGCATG GTTTGGGTTTGCAGCAGGCGCAGTCGCAGCAGCAGCAGTCGGGGATGCAGCGGGGTATGCCCAACCCACAACAACAAACACAGCAGCAGCTTCCCTTCCCAAGTCGCAGCATGTCAGGTCTCCCTGGTAGCATAGGAGGACAAATAACACCGACGCCCCCGTCACCAAGCAG GGGAATGTTGCCCGTTGGTCCACGAGTCAGCCAGGTACAAACGAGTACAAACCAGGGGTCCATGAGCATCCAGAGCAGGGTAGGAACGCTAGGGTCCGGCATGCCCAGTCCAAACAGTAGGACATCGCCAAGTTTAGTAGCCATGCAGcagaaacaacaacagcagagGATGCTTGGAGG GTCAACGCAATCAACGATTGGAGCATTTGGCATGACGAGACAGCAGAGTTACGGTGGGCCGCAAAATACGTTGTTAGGGAACTTCACTCCCCAGTCACTTGCCGCATCGTTCAATGCAG TTAATGAGAGCACGCCGTCGTTGGACATGTCCGACTTTCCGGTATTGGCCAACAGAGGGCGACAGCAGCAGCCCACTCCTCAGCAGATTGACAACAACAGCTTAAGTTTGTTCCCACCTAATCCAATGGCAGGGAGACCTGCATACGGTAAGACCATTGGAG TTGGAATGGTCAACAAGCAGGCAGATCCTGTACCTGAGTTTACAATGCAGAGCGAGGACTTCCCGGCACTACCTGGGTCAAACATCATGAACAAATCTACAG ATCAAAACAGTACGGGGGCAGTTAAGGAGAGCCCAAGGTTTCCCGGTGACAAAGCGGCCAACAATAACAGCAACAACGACAACCAAATGAAGAGAGGCATCGTCATACACCAAGATG GTAAGATAACGCACATCCCACCAGGTATTGTGACGGATCCCTTTGGAATAGTGGGCCTGCTGACGTTCATCAGAGCTGCGGAGACTGATCCTAACCTGGTACAGCTAGCATTGGGGAGTGACCTGACGACGTTAGGCCTTAATCTCAACTCGCCAGA GAATCTGTACGGCACGTTCCAGTCGCCATGGGCGGAGTCACCCAGCCGACCCCAAGATATTGACTTCCATGTGCCGCAGGAGTATATCACCAATATGCATATCAGGGACAAG TTGGCTCCCATCAAGTTGAGTCGATACGGAGAGGATCTCTTGTTCTATCTTTACTACACCCATGGTGGAGATGTCTTACAGCTAGCAGCTGCCGCAGAACT CTACAACCGAGACTGGCGATACCACAAGGAAGAGAGAGTCTGGATTACCAGGGGGCCCATGATGGAGCCCCAGGTCAAGACGAACCTCTACGAGCGAGGCCTCTACTACTTCTTCGACTGCCTCCGGTGGACCAAGGTGCCCAAGGAGTTCCATCTTGATTACGATAAGCTTGAAGAGCGCCCCCACCTGCCAGCATCGTTCCACCACAACGTGTCTACGAATCCCGTCATGGCACACTGA